A single Vespa crabro chromosome 21, iyVesCrab1.2, whole genome shotgun sequence DNA region contains:
- the LOC124431497 gene encoding TNF receptor-associated factor 5, whose translation MNNNAHAVVRRSVPCYFCNEFLEERYLPEHVKHCGAVLEECPHKCGVYVPRRNMQIHERSCSKRMSKRSSEIKVDPRDSLWKEKVLSILTLLRGAINEAEKERKRLTETMSKNFTILHRKHEAMDMMRLNTIESMEETRRNNVTLDQRLNVLELSCDKMEQRTCMSFQKISEQLQLLQAGLNDEQKKHEKLFDDWAKDLSDLKTFIAKESILVSGIWQEQLKRIHDLKLELEMRCKDSKDLMKKYEELCEKIDSTGKNTRELFHTTIEQQKDIKALRFQAKENLKYIEELIKDSHSKVNTLEDSDRECKCCLRELGPFSTNGRLLWRIDRYKEKINEAKEDDCPIYSPIFLNKDYGYTLRMELFLNGIGQWKDRHVIGCLKVENGKWDPLLDWPCILRATVILKDQENPANDLRKIVKSVKREKNDTKEKPDKESDLYMFIPHTTLARYSGYTKNDVMFFEIQVKDIRKSDSMPSLVV comes from the coding sequence atgAATAACAATGCGCATGCTGTGGTACGTCGAAGCGTGccatgttatttttgtaatgaaTTTTTGGAAGAAAGATATTTGCCTGAACACGTTAAACATTGTGGTGCCGTGTTAGAGGAATGTCCTCATAAATGTGGAGTATACGTGCCGAGAAGAAACATGCAGATACACGAGAGATCATGCTCTAAGAGAATGTCGAAAAGAAGTAGCGAGATCAAGGTAGATCCGCGTGATTCTCTTTGGAAGGAAAAGGTTTTATCGATATTGACATTGTTACGTGGCGCTATCAATGAAGCAGAAAAGGAACGTAAACGTTTGACGGAGACAATGTCGaaaaattttactattttGCATCGTAAACACGAAGCCATGGATATGATGCGTTTAAATACGATAGAATCGATGGAGGAGACTCGTCGTAACAATGTCACGTTGGATCAGAGATTAAACGTTCTTGAATTGAGTTGTGATAAAATGGAACAACGTACTTGTATGAGTTTTCAAAAGATATCGGAACAATTGCAATTATTGCAGGCGGGTTTGAATGACGAACAAAAGAAACATGAGAAACTCTTCGATGATTGGGCCAAGGATCTGAGCGATTTGAAGACGTTCATTGCTAAAGAGAGTATACTTGTGAGTGGGATCTGGCAGGAACAATTAAAGAGGATTCATGATCTGAAATTAGAGCTTGAGATGAGGTGTAAGGACTCGAAGGATCTGATGAAAAAGTATGAAGAACTTTGTGAAAAAATTGACTCGACCGGCAAGAATACACGTGAACTTTTTCATACGACTATCGAACAACAAAAGGATATAAAAGCTTTGAGATTTCAggcgaaagaaaatttgaagtACATTGAGGAACTTATCAAAGATAGTCATTCAAAGGTAAATACTTTGGAAGATAGTGATAGGGAATGCAAGTGTTGCTTACGAGAACTTGGACCTTTCTCAACTAACGGTCGTCTTTTATGGCGAATTGATAGATACaaagagaagataaacgaAGCGAAGGAAGACGATTGTCCGATTTATAGTCCAATTTTCTTGAACAAAGATTATGGGTATACTCTTAGAATGGAATTGTTTCTTAACGGTATAGGTCAATGGAAAGATCGTCACGTGATAGGATGCCTTAAAGTCGAAAACGGAAAGTGGGATCCTCTGTTAGATTGGCCTTGTATTCTCCGAGCTACTGTAATATTGAAGGATCAAGAAAATCCTGCGAATGATCTCAGAAAGATTGTGAAAAGTGTTAAACGTGAGAAAAACGATACGAAGGAAAAGCCTGATAAAGAGTCCGACTTGTATATGTTCATTCCTCACACAACTTTGGCTAGATATTCGGGATATACGAAGAATGACGTTATGTTTTTTGAGATTCAAGTGAAGGATATAAGAAAGAGTGATTCGATGCCGTCTTTAGTTGTATGA